One part of the Lachnospiraceae bacterium JLR.KK002 genome encodes these proteins:
- the ybeY gene encoding rRNA maturation RNase YbeY, with product MTVSIEEEVEVNFPFDYKELAEAVIRNAAEAEKFPFESEVNLLLVSAEEIRKVNLEFRQIDAPTDVLSFPMIQYEKPGDFTGIEQDEDNFNPDTGEALLGDIVLCVDRVREQALEFGHSEEREYAFLILHSMLHLFGYDHMTREEAAVMEEKQRKLLNQMDILR from the coding sequence TTGACAGTAAGTATAGAGGAAGAAGTGGAAGTGAATTTTCCTTTTGATTATAAGGAACTGGCGGAAGCGGTAATACGGAACGCGGCAGAGGCGGAAAAGTTTCCCTTTGAATCGGAAGTAAACCTGCTTCTTGTTTCTGCGGAAGAAATACGGAAGGTGAACCTGGAATTCCGCCAGATTGACGCGCCCACGGACGTACTTTCCTTTCCCATGATACAGTATGAGAAACCGGGAGATTTTACCGGAATTGAGCAGGATGAAGATAATTTCAATCCTGATACGGGAGAGGCGCTGCTGGGTGATATTGTGCTGTGCGTGGACCGGGTCAGGGAACAGGCCCTTGAATTCGGCCACAGTGAAGAACGGGAATATGCGTTCCTGATTCTGCACAGTATGCTGCATTTGTTTGGATATGACCATATGACCAGGGAGGAGGCTGCGGTAATGGAAGAGAAGCAGAGAAAACTCCTGAATCAGATGGATATTTTAAGATAA
- a CDS encoding DUF3048 domain-containing protein produces MKKRMVWLLLAAMILSISAGCGKKEEEPVEEEPVVEEPVEKGPEEEPEEVPEAPATPEGMARSYLTGEWIDQELAGKRPLAVMIGNTSDALPQYGISSADVIYEVPVEGSYTRLMAIFQDYSGLEKIGSVRSCRHYFIYFAREFDAIYTHYGQAVYAEPVLDREDVHNLSGMDSSIETIMFYRDTNRKAPHNAFISEEGINAGIEKKGYRTELSESYSGHYQFAEDDAPVMLTGEDALVVSPGYFVNKPWFVYNSEDGLYYRYEFKDKQIDGATDSQLAVKNILIQYCDWSKLDENGYMDINTTSGGEGIYITNGKMEKVTWSKDNEDSPARYYNESGAEITLNQGKTWVCIARKDYMDRFGVYATQEELSAARATEQ; encoded by the coding sequence ATGAAGAAACGTATGGTATGGCTGTTGCTGGCTGCAATGATATTGAGTATATCTGCCGGCTGCGGCAAGAAAGAAGAAGAACCTGTGGAAGAAGAGCCCGTGGTGGAAGAACCGGTGGAAAAGGGACCGGAAGAGGAGCCGGAGGAAGTGCCGGAAGCGCCTGCCACGCCGGAAGGGATGGCAAGGAGTTATCTGACCGGTGAATGGATTGACCAGGAACTGGCCGGGAAGCGTCCCCTCGCAGTGATGATTGGGAATACGTCCGATGCGTTGCCTCAGTACGGCATTTCATCTGCCGATGTCATCTATGAAGTTCCGGTGGAAGGCTCCTACACACGTCTGATGGCGATTTTCCAGGACTATTCCGGTCTGGAAAAAATCGGTTCCGTGCGGAGCTGCCGCCATTACTTTATCTATTTTGCAAGGGAATTTGACGCTATTTATACCCATTATGGACAGGCAGTCTATGCGGAGCCGGTTCTGGACAGAGAGGACGTACACAATTTAAGCGGTATGGATTCTTCCATTGAGACAATAATGTTCTACCGTGATACCAATCGGAAAGCGCCCCACAATGCATTTATCAGTGAGGAGGGAATCAATGCGGGTATTGAGAAAAAGGGATACCGCACCGAGCTTTCCGAGTCATACAGCGGACATTATCAGTTTGCGGAAGATGATGCGCCGGTTATGCTTACCGGAGAGGACGCCCTGGTAGTAAGTCCCGGATATTTTGTAAATAAGCCCTGGTTTGTATACAACAGCGAGGATGGCCTTTACTACCGTTATGAATTTAAAGACAAACAGATTGACGGTGCCACAGACAGCCAGCTTGCGGTAAAGAATATTCTGATTCAGTACTGTGACTGGTCCAAACTGGATGAGAACGGATACATGGATATCAATACCACATCAGGCGGAGAAGGAATCTACATCACCAACGGAAAAATGGAAAAGGTAACCTGGAGCAAAGACAACGAAGATTCTCCGGCCCGTTATTATAACGAATCCGGGGCTGAAATCACCCTGAATCAGGGAAAAACATGGGTTTGCATTGCCAGAAAAGACTATATGGACCGTTTCGGTGTCTATGCGACACAGGAGGAACTGTCAGCGGCAAGAGCCACAGAGCAGTAG
- a CDS encoding polysaccharide biosynthesis protein — protein MSKKKKKESNFLVQGSILAVASIISRIIGLIYRIPLKSIIGDIGNDYYGTAMEIYSILLLISSYSLPLAVSKLVSTRMAKGQRKNAYRIFRGALIFAFVSGAAAGLIVYFGADFITTYIVRTPLSIFALKVLAPTLFVVAVLGVVRGFFQGMGTMMPSAVSQLIEQVINAVVSVWSAYMLFQYGTKIGAVLGNPATYAEAYGAAGGTIGTGAGALAALLFTIFVFMIYRPVFRKMTERDRSKNVESYGTIFYVLIMTIIPVLLSTTIYNITSFLDLGVFKQIAAFQGYKAKDYSTMWGVYVGEYKVLINVPIAIASSVSASSVPSLSTAFAAKDIPQVKRKVAYSIRFIMVIAIPCAVGMGVLASPILQLLFHDSRELPARMMQIGAVSIVFYSLSTLSNGILQGINRMNVPVKNALLALFLHIGILAALMYGLDLNIYAVVWANTFFSLLMCILNGMAIRKYLRYRQEIARTFIIPGISAAVMGAAVYGSYYFMMKTIKINAVSTILSIVVGVCVYGTLLLLLRGLRENELRSFPMGNLIIRIAKKLRLMS, from the coding sequence ATGAGTAAAAAAAAGAAAAAAGAATCTAATTTTCTGGTACAGGGCTCTATTCTGGCAGTCGCTTCCATTATCAGCCGTATCATAGGACTGATTTACCGGATTCCGTTAAAATCCATTATCGGTGATATTGGAAATGACTACTATGGAACGGCTATGGAGATTTACAGTATTTTACTGCTGATATCTTCCTACAGCCTTCCCCTGGCCGTTTCCAAACTGGTTTCTACCAGAATGGCGAAGGGACAGCGGAAGAATGCGTACCGGATTTTCCGGGGTGCGCTGATTTTTGCTTTCGTGTCCGGGGCCGCTGCCGGCCTGATTGTCTATTTTGGGGCAGATTTCATTACGACTTATATTGTGCGGACGCCTTTGAGTATTTTTGCACTGAAAGTGCTGGCCCCCACCCTTTTTGTAGTGGCGGTGCTGGGGGTAGTCCGGGGATTTTTCCAGGGGATGGGTACCATGATGCCCAGTGCGGTTTCCCAGCTGATTGAACAGGTCATCAATGCGGTCGTCAGTGTCTGGAGCGCTTATATGCTGTTTCAGTACGGGACGAAAATCGGTGCGGTGCTGGGAAATCCCGCCACTTATGCGGAGGCATACGGAGCTGCCGGCGGAACCATAGGAACCGGAGCCGGAGCTCTTGCGGCTCTGCTGTTCACCATATTCGTATTTATGATTTACCGTCCGGTGTTCCGGAAGATGACGGAACGGGACCGGAGTAAAAATGTGGAGAGCTACGGCACCATATTTTATGTACTGATTATGACCATCATACCGGTACTGCTGAGCACCACCATTTACAATATTACGTCTTTTCTGGATTTGGGCGTATTCAAACAGATTGCGGCTTTTCAGGGATATAAGGCCAAAGATTACAGTACCATGTGGGGCGTTTATGTGGGAGAGTATAAGGTATTAATCAATGTGCCAATTGCCATAGCCTCTTCCGTATCGGCTTCCAGCGTTCCCAGCCTGTCCACGGCTTTTGCAGCAAAGGATATTCCCCAGGTAAAGCGGAAAGTGGCGTATTCCATCCGTTTTATTATGGTAATCGCCATCCCCTGTGCAGTGGGAATGGGCGTGCTGGCTTCCCCGATTCTGCAGCTTCTGTTCCATGACAGCCGGGAACTGCCTGCCAGAATGATGCAGATTGGCGCTGTTTCCATTGTATTTTATTCCCTGTCAACTCTGAGTAACGGTATTTTGCAGGGCATAAACCGAATGAATGTGCCGGTGAAAAATGCGCTGCTGGCGCTGTTTCTACATATTGGAATTCTGGCGGCTCTGATGTACGGGCTGGATTTGAATATTTACGCAGTGGTGTGGGCCAATACGTTTTTCTCTCTGCTGATGTGTATTCTGAATGGAATGGCAATCCGCAAATATCTGCGGTATCGACAGGAGATTGCGAGGACTTTCATTATTCCCGGGATTTCTGCGGCAGTGATGGGAGCTGCAGTTTACGGAAGCTATTATTTTATGATGAAAACCATAAAAATCAACGCTGTTTCAACGATTCTTTCTATTGTTGTGGGCGTATGCGTATATGGTACATTGCTGCTTCTTCTGCGGGGACTCCGTGAAAATGAGCTGCGCAGTTTCCCCATGGGAAATCTGATTATCCGGATTGCAAAAAAACTTCGTTTAATGTCATAA